The Thermanaeromonas sp. C210 genome segment CGTCCTTTTCCTCCTCGGCATGGGGCGCGTGGTCCGTGGCCAGGGCATCGATGACGCCCCCCGCCAACCCCTCCGCCAGAGCCGCCCTGTGCTCTTCATCCCGGAGGGGCGGATTGACCTTGGTGCTGGTATCATATCCCGCTACCGCCTCGTCCGTCAGGCAGAGGTGATGGGGCGTTACTTCGGCCGTAACCTTAAGGCCCCGGTCCTTGGCCTGCCTGACCATCTGCACCGAGGCCGCGCTGCTCAAATGGGCCAGGTGCAACCTTCCCCCCGTAAGCCCGGCCAGGATCAAATCCCGGGCCACCATCACTTCCTCGGCTGCGGCCGGGATACCGCGCAGTCCCAGCACGGTGGACATTAGTCCTTCGTGCATCACACCATCGGCCACCAGGTGCAAATCCTCGCAGTGGGAAATCACCGGGATATCAAAAAGGCGGGAGTATTCCAGGGCCCTGCGCATGACTTCCGCATTCATAACCGGACGGCCGTCATCCGAGATGGCTACCGCCCCGGCTTCTACCAGGTCCCTGATTTCGGCCAGTTCTTCGCCCCGGGAGCCTTTGGACAGGGCGCCGATGGGGTACACCCGTACCACTCCTGACGTCCGTGCACGTTCTTTGATATAGGCTATGACGGCGCCGCTGTCAGCTACCGGCTGGGTATTGGGCATGCAGGCCACCGCCGTAAACCCACCGGCCGCCGCCGCGCGGGTGCCGGTGGCTATAGTTTCCTTTTGCTCATACCCGGGTTCCCTCAGGTGTACGTGCATATCGATGAAGCCCGGCGCTACGATGCAATCCTTAACGTCTAGAACCTTGGTTTCTCCATCGGGCTCTATGGTCTTTTCCAAGGCCGCCACCCGGCCGTCCACCACCAACAGGTCGCAAGTATCTTCCAGATTTTGGGCCGGATCGATAACCCGGCCACCGCGGAGCAAGATTTTCATTACTGGCTGCCACCTCC includes the following:
- a CDS encoding dihydroorotase, translated to MKILLRGGRVIDPAQNLEDTCDLLVVDGRVAALEKTIEPDGETKVLDVKDCIVAPGFIDMHVHLREPGYEQKETIATGTRAAAAGGFTAVACMPNTQPVADSGAVIAYIKERARTSGVVRVYPIGALSKGSRGEELAEIRDLVEAGAVAISDDGRPVMNAEVMRRALEYSRLFDIPVISHCEDLHLVADGVMHEGLMSTVLGLRGIPAAAEEVMVARDLILAGLTGGRLHLAHLSSAASVQMVRQAKDRGLKVTAEVTPHHLCLTDEAVAGYDTSTKVNPPLRDEEHRAALAEGLAGGVIDALATDHAPHAEEEKDVEYDLAPFGLVGLETAVPLVVTKLVKTGRLSWRRLVEAFSLNPARILKVPGGTLAVGSVADITVINPELEREVDVNRFYSLGKNSPFHGWKLQGWPVATVVGGRLVMEQGKVLL